A single Entelurus aequoreus isolate RoL-2023_Sb linkage group LG11, RoL_Eaeq_v1.1, whole genome shotgun sequence DNA region contains:
- the LOC133660530 gene encoding probable U3 small nucleolar RNA-associated protein 11 — protein MSSFRKALKSRQRSHHERSQPAFRKHLGLLQKKKDYKLRADDYHKKQNTLKALKKKALEKNPDEFYHNMVNSQIKDGIHTSKEGDPMTEEQKKVMRTQDIKYVELKRVAESRKIERMKASLHLLQVDGRQKNNHTFFVDSKKEVQSFDLAEHLNTVPELMDRAYNRPTVDTLRTKRFPRDIQPIDLMKLSKKQSFEYRLLSQRIDRESKLFVISQKIQARKDLQDKTKKVKVKDETPGSAPIYKFETKRKR, from the exons ATGTCGTCGTTCAGAAAAGCCTTAAAATCCCGACAGAGAAGCCACCATGAACGATCTCAG CCTGCCTTTAGGAAGCATTTGGGACTCCTGCAGAAGAAGAAAGACTACAAACTCCGTGCAGA TGACTACCACAAGAAGCAAAACACCCTCAAAGCCCTTAAGAAGAAGGCTCTGGAGAAGAATCCAGATGAGTTCTACCATAACATGGTCAACTCGCAGATAAAG GATGGCATTCACACGTCTAAAGAGGGGGACCCGATGACAGAGGAGCAGAAGAAAGTGATGAGGACTCAAGATATCAAATACGTGGAGCTGAAGAGGGTGGCGGAGTCAAGG AAAATAGAGCGCATGAAGGCGAGTCTCCATCTTCTACAGGTGGAtggcagacaaaaaaacaaccacaCCTTTTTTGTGGATTCCAAAAAGGAAG TGCAGTCGTTTGACTTGGCCGAACACCTCAACACCGTCCCCGAGCTGATGGATCGAGCGTACAACAGGCCGACAGTGGACACGCTGAGGACCAAGCGCTTTCCCAGAGACATACAGCCCATCGACCTCATG AAACTGTCCAAGAAACAGTCCTTCGAGTACAGGCTTCTTTCCCAAAGGATCGACCGCGAAAGCAAATTGTTTGTCATCAGCCAGAAAATCCAGGCCCGCAAGGACCTACAG GATAAAACcaagaaagtgaaagtgaaggacgagACACCTGGTTCTGCTCCCATCTACAAGTTTGAGACCAAGAGGAAACGCTGA